The segment CCAACTGGAGAGAAGCAAAAAAGCGGAAGACCGGATTCCTGCGGATGGCGGGTGAGAGGGAACCAAAGGGCATGGTGAAAGATAGAAAGCTAAAGGCAAAAAGCGAAAAGCAAAGGGCGGGAATTCCGGCACGGGGCCGGAACGGTCCATGGCTCAACAGGTTCAGCGGGTGGGTTGTCTGGGGAATTTGGCGAAGGGGAGGCGGGCGCCGCGGTAGGCAAAGGCATCGGCGCGAATGGCAGGCGGTGCGGTGAAGCGTCCGAGTCCGTCGGCACGGAGGGCGGCGGTTCCGGCACAGGCGACGAGATCGTCCTGGTCGATGGCGTCGCCGGAGATGCCGATGGCACCAACGAGTTCGGTGCCCTTGTAGAGGGGCTGGCCGCCGGGGAAGATGGTGATGCCATTGGCGAAAAAGCGGTTGGGCGCCGAGGCGGAGGGGTTGAGCAAGTCGGCCGGGACAATCGAAGTATCGGAATAGAAGGGCTGGAGTCCGAAAAAGGGACCGGAGTTGGTGTCGTTGATGCCGGGCGGATAATAAAACTGGGACAAAAAGCCGACACTGCGGGAGGAGAGGGCTTTGGTGTTGCTGGAGAAGCCGACGCAGGTCCGGCCCTTGGCGACAGCGAAGTCCCACGAACGGGTGACCGCATCGGGCATTTTGAAAATACCGAGGATGGGGGGCGGCACGAGTGGGAGGACGTTGGGATTGCCCCGGCCGACGACGGCGATCCACATGGAAGTGGGGCCGCCGAGCGGCCGGCGGACCGCGGTGCGGGTTGAAAGCGCCGCGCGCACGGCGGCCTCGATGATGTTGTTGACATCGGCGGCAGTGAGGCGGAGGGCGGAGGCGTTGGCGACATCCGTGACCACGGGTGCGCGGAATTCCCCGGCCACTCCGGCCACGGTGCCCGGGGGGTAGATATTGACATTGGGGTAACCCGCCGGGAGGGGTGACCCGAGAAGCGGGAAACCCGCCACCGCCGCGCCCACCGGGGCGATGACGGCCGGGAGCCGGGTCGAGGTCCGGACGTAGGGCACGCTGATGCCATCGAGGAAAATCCGATCGGAGCGTATGCGCGCGGGAGGTTCGAAACCTTTTTGTCCCGCCAAGGCCACATCCTCATCGGTGTCGGGCTCCACAGCGGCGGAA is part of the Candidatus Methylacidiphilales bacterium genome and harbors:
- a CDS encoding heme-binding protein is translated as MNTRLLLIAVIACIGGSMPSPAMAQILSAVDVQQIVNQASSRAAIVSPDSTIAVVDREGNVLVVWATGAAPSAQRIGDAISRGGTACFLNSNQNALTSRSANYLVQPNFPPGLRNRNNGPLTGVNFSNLPYSDVNRFRQQPFPVYAVNPAVAPPIGTLGGAIRFTSLSGFCGGVPLYKNGVLVGGVGVAGDGDDTISPSAAVEPDTDEDVALAGQKGFEPPARIRSDRIFLDGISVPYVRTSTRLPAVIAPVGAAVAGFPLLGSPLPAGYPNVNIYPPGTVAGVAGEFRAPVVTDVANASALRLTAADVNNIIEAAVRAALSTRTAVRRPLGGPTSMWIAVVGRGNPNVLPLVPPPILGIFKMPDAVTRSWDFAVAKGRTCVGFSSNTKALSSRSVGFLSQFYYPPGINDTNSGPFFGLQPFYSDTSIVPADLLNPSASAPNRFFANGITIFPGGQPLYKGTELVGAIGISGDAIDQDDLVACAGTAALRADGLGRFTAPPAIRADAFAYRGARLPFAKFPRQPTR